AGCACCGCGCCCGAGGCGCTGGCCCGGCTTCTGCACCAGGCCATGCATCCGCTTCTGCCGTCGATCGCGGATCAGCCCGCCCGCCGCCTGCCGCGGCTGCAACTGGGCACCACCGATCCCTGGGCGATCGCGGTGGGCGCCGCGGCCGAACCGATCAGCCGGGCCTTCGATCCGCGCTTTTCCGCCATCCTGAAGGCCGGATAGAAAGCGGAAGGCGGCTCAGCTGGTCGTCACGCTGGCGGCGAAAGCCGCGTCGATGATGGCGAGCTTGACCGCCTGCGCGGTGAGGTACTCGCTGTAGAATTCGTTCGAAATCCACATGACGGAATGGCCGCGCCGCCCAAGCCAGCCGACGCTGCCGAGCGCCTCGGCGTCGCGCAGCTTGCGCGCAAGGTGGGTACGCGACAGCTTCAGCCACCTGGAGAAGTCGCCGATCGACAGCACGCCAGTCGGAATGCGCTCCTGGCCGGCATCCTGTGGGTCGACGCCGGCGATCAGCCAATCCATGACGACGCCGCCATTGTTGAGCCATGTGAACAGCGAAAAAGTCTGTTGCGGCTCCCGCACCGGCACCGAGGAGATCAGCCCATCCGCGATCAGCGGCTGCAACCGCACCAACATTTGCGGCCGTGCCTGGAACATTTGCAGCCGGCTCCCGCCGTCAAGAGCATCAAGCGTGCTCAGATGCATATGAATCCAGCCGATCAACGGCTCCAGGGTTATGGCGGGCAGGTGCAAGGGGCGAATGCGGCCGTCGTCGGCCATTGGACCGACTTCGATGAAATTATAGTGCTGCATTTCCTTGATGAAGGCATGGGCAGTGTTTCGGCTTGCAACTGCATGCTGAACGGTGACGTCGACAAAACGCGCCGCCGTCAGTTCCTTCCGGTAGTCGCTGGGATCCCTGCGGAAATGCAGGGCAAGACCGATATGCGCCATCAGCCAGCGCTGCTGGGTGGCAAAGACCGAGGACGCGCGCGGGTTTCCTTCATAGGCCTGCTGCATCGCCCGGGCCTGTGCCTGGACGGCGGCATTCAGCGCCGGATGACCGACAATGTCTTCGCAGTTCAGCGCCATCCCCCCAGACTCCGCCAAATATCGCAGTGTGCGGATGCGGATAGCAGTTTTGGCCGGCGCCTGCCAGCGCAACCAGCGGTATTTGTCGGCTGGGTCCGAGAAGCGACCGTTGCGCCAGTCAGCTCTCGTCCGCCTGGGACAAACTGTCGTCGAAAGCCAGGTCGACTAGGGCGAGCTTGGACGTCTGCATGACCATGTATTCGTCGAAGAACTGGCGTGAAACCCACATGACGGAATGACCGCGCTGGCCGACCCAGCCGATGCTGCCAAGCGCCTCGGCATCATTGAGTTTCCGCGCCAGGTGGGTGCGTGACAGCTTCAGCCAGTGCGCGAATTCGCTGACCGAGATGACGCTGGTCGGTATCCTGTCGAGATGAACGTCCTCCGGATCGATACCGGACATCAGCCAGTCCATGACGATGCCGCCATTGTTTAGCCAGATAAACAACGAGAAAGTCCGCCCAGGCTCCCGCACGCCCTGGCTGGCCAGCAATCCATCGGCGATGAGCGGCTGCAGCCTGGACAGCATCCCGGGTCGATCGAGGAAAGTTGTCAGCCGGTTTCCGCCATCTATGCGGTCGAGCGTCCTCAGATGTGCGTGGATCCAGCCGGTGAAGGTTTCGATGGTGCCTTCGGTGACCCGCATGGGGTGGGCGCGGCCGTCACCGCTGGCCGAAATATACTCGACGATGTTGTAGCGAAGCATCTCCTTGACGAAGGCCTCGGCCGTGTTGCGGCTGGCAAGGGAATAGCGGCGTACGACCTCGATGAACCGCGCCATCGTCATGTCGGAGCGGCGGTCATTGGGATCGCGCCGGAAATGCAAGGCCAGACCGGCGTGACCGAGCAGCCAGCGCTGCTGGGTGGCGAACACGGCAGCCAGCCGCGGGCTTGTTTCGTATATGTGGATGAGCGCGCGCGCCTGCTCCTGGATGCAGCGAAGCGCTGCCGGATGACGGGCTATCTCTGCGGCACTCAGCGGCATTTCCTGCGGCACTCCAGGCGATTTTCGAAGAACGGCAAATGAAGATTCCCAGTGTTCACCGGTTGTGTCCAGTTGCCTATTGGAACAACGAACGATCAAGCGGCGCGTTTGTTGCTAACTCGTTGCATCGGTTCGGGAAACCCGTCCCAATAATAGTCCGGCCCGCATCCCTGCGTTGAATAGGCGAGTCCGGTCAAGCAGGCATAGGTTCCGCGCCATCGGGGCTGCGGGGAGCGCTTTCCCGGGAAAAAATGAACAAGGACAGGGTCTGGCGCCCGATGCGCGGTGGCAACTGAAGTTCTCGTGTGGACTTTGCAGCGAGGAAGCGGCTACCTATCGTGATGCCTTGACGCCATTTGCCGAGGCCGCCCGGGTGAAATGATGCCGAGAACAATCCGGACACTGACCGCCAGCGAAGTGGAAACGCTCGTCGACTGGGCGGCTGGAGAGGGCTGGAACCCGGGCATCGGCGACGCCGCGGCGTTCCGGACAGCCGATCCCGACTGTTTCATCGGCGCTTTCGTCGATGGAGAGATGGTGGCCGGCATTTCGGCCGTCGCATACGGCACGGGCTTCGGCTTCATCGGCCTCTATATCTGCCGGCCCGACCGGCGCGGCGAAGGCCATGGCAAGGCGGTCTGGGATGCCGGCATGGCACGCCTCGGCGACCGCATCATCGGTCTCGACGGGGTGGCCGAGCAACGGGCCAACTACCAGCGCATGGGCTTCGTGCCCGTCTACGAGACCGTGCGCTACAGCGGTCGCCCCGCCGGATTGCCGGGGGGAAGCGACATACGGCCAGTGATGGCCGGCGACATGGCCGGGATACTCGCCTATGATCGCAAGCGTTTCCCGGCGCCGCGGGAAGCCTTCCTCCGGGAGTGGCTGCGGCAGCCCCGGATTGCGCTGCTCTGTGGCGGATCGGCCGGCATTGCCGGCTACGGCGTGGCCCGCCGATGCCGGGAAGGCTTCAAGGTCGGACCCCTGTTTGCCGACAGGACGGACCTTGCCCTGGCATTGCTGGCGGACCTTGTGGGCAGGATCGGCAACGATACATTGCATATTGACGTGCCGGCCAGCCAGGTTCAATTCACCGCCATGCTTCAGGCCGCCGGCTTGGTCCCGGGCTTTGCGACGACACGCATGTACAAGGGCGGCAAACCCGGTAACGCCCCCTCTACAGTTTTCGGCATCACGACGCTCGAGCTGGGATGATCGGGGGCCGGCGAAGCCGCTGAGGTCATTGTTTTGCCTCGCTGTCCATGCGACAGGGCCCCATGACATGATCTAGGGACATTGTGTGCCTTGCCGGGCGCTGCGTGGCGTGGAGGTTGTCAAATGGCTGGCAGGACGGTTCTGATCGCCGGTGGCGCCGGGGGCATGGGGCTTGCGACCGGACTGCGCCTCGCGGCCGACGGTGAGCGGATCGCGCTCGCCGACCTTCCCGGTCCCAAGCTCGACGCAGCCGTGGCCAAGATTGTCGCGACCGGGGCGGATGCGGTGGGTTTGCCGCTCGACATCCGCTCCGTCGCTGCCTGCCGCGACGTGGTGGCCAAGGCCAGGAACTGGGGCGGCGGCATGGACATCCTGGTCAACGCCGCCGGCGTCTGGCTCGAGGGGCCGGCGAGCGGGGTCGAGGAAGATCAGTGGGACCTTGTGCTGGACGTCAATCTCAAGGGAGCGTTCTTCCTGATCTCGGCGGCTGTCCCGCATCTGGCGGCGGCGCAAGGCGTGATCGTCAACATTGCGTCCGACGCCGGGCTCGTCGGCAACAATGGGGCGGCCGTCTATTGCGCCTCGAAGGGCGGGCTGGTTCTGCTGACCAAGGCACTCGCGCTGGAACTCGCCCCGCAAGGCATCAGGGTCAACGCCGTTTGCCCCGGCGATACGGCAACGCCGATGATCGAATATCAGGCCAGGACCTATGGCGGGGACGATCCCGACGGCTACAAGCGCCGGCTTCTCGGGCACTATCCGCAAGGGGGCAAAGCAAGGTTCATTCAGGTGGAAGAGATCGCATCCTTCATCCACTACCTCTGCCAGCCGGGCTCGGCGCCGATCACCGGGGCCGCGCTGTCGATCGATTTCGGCGTCAGCGCCGGCTATTGAAAAAGCCTGGGCAGTTTCATCGCGGGCATGATTGCCCGCGTCGACATGCCGGCATTCCAATCGTGGAGAGGAAATGATCGTGTTCCGCAAATCCCGCAGGGCGCTGGTGACCGGCGCGGGCGCCGCCGACGGCATCGGCGTAGCGGTCGCGCGTGCGCTGGGCGAGGCCGGCCTTTCGGTCGTCATCACCGCTTCGTCCGCGCGCGTCGAACAGCGGGCCGGGGAACTGCGGGCGGAGGGGCTCGATATAAGCGCCGTTGTGGCCGACCTGACGGTTTCGGGCGATGTCGAGCGCTTGTGCTCGCAGGCCGGCGAAATCGACGTCCTCGTCAACAATGCCGGGATGGGCACGGTCGCGCAGCCGGCGTTGCAGCGGCGGTTTCTCGACCTCAGCGAAAGCGATTGGGACCGCGGCATCGACGTCAGCCTCAAAACCGCGTTCCTGAGCACGCGCGGATTCCTGGCCGGCATGGTGCAGCGCTGCCATGGGCGCGTGGTCAACATGGCTTCGGTGACCGGACCTTACGTCTCCAATGAAGGCGAGGCCGCCTATTCGGCGGCGAAGGCCGGCATGGTCGGGCTGACGCACGCGCTCGCCCTGGAGGTTGGCCGCAGCGGTGTCACGGTCAACGCCGTGGCGCCGGGCTGGATCACGACCGGCGCATCGACGCCGGAGGAACTCGCCGCTGCCCGCAACACGCCGCTCGGGCGCGCGGGCAGTCCCGAGGAAGTCGCCGCCGCCGTGCTGTTCCTGGCGTCGGACGGAGCCAGCTATGTCAACGGCGCCGTTCTCGTCGTCGACGGCGGCAACATCCTGCAGGAACGCAAGGGATGAGCGCTGGGATGCGCGAACGATGGTCAGGAGCGGCACTGTCGCCTATATAGGCGCTTTTTTCAGCCTGATCGCCGTTCCGTGACCCCTGCCGCCCGCCTGCAAGCCACAATCGAACTTATGGATGAAGTCGATAGCGTCGCGCGTCCCGCGGATGCTGTCGTCTCGGCGTGGTTTCGGGCTCGGCGCTATATCGGCGACAGGGACCGTGGCCAGATTTTGGAGTTGCTTTATGCGCTTCTGCGACACCATGCACGGCTTGGTTGGTGGCTGGCCAGGCATGGGCGCGAGGATAGGCCCCGCAACCGCCTGCTCGCGTGGCTCACGCTGAAGGAAGGCGAGACGGCCGATCAGATCAAGCGCCTGTTCAACGGGGCGAAATTCGCGCCTGCCATCCTGACGGATCACGAGCACGCGCTGCTGGTCAAATTGCGGGGAGGCACGATCGACCATCCCGGCATGCCGGAAGAGGTGCGCCTTGAATGCCCGTCCTGGGCGGCCGATCCCCTGCGGCGCCGTTTCGGGGAAGCGTTCGGCCAGGAGATGTCCGCGCTTCTGGCGCCGCCGCCCCTTGATCTGCGCGTCAACCCGATCAAGTCGACGCGCGAGGCCATGCTCAACGCGCTGAAGGATCTCGGCTTGCGGGCGCAGCCATCTGCCATCGCTCCTTACGGCATTCGTGTGCATGAACGCCCCTCGCTGGCGAGCCTGCTGATGCTCAGGACCGGTGAGGTCGAGATCCAGGATGAGGGCTCGCAGCTTGTCGCCATGCTGGTCGATGCCCGGCCGGGCGAGCGCGTGGTCGATTTCTGCGCCGGAGCCGGCGGCAAGACGCTGGCGGTCGCCGTGCAGATGAACAACAAGGGCCATGTTGTCGCCTGCGACGTCCTGGAAGGCCGTTTGAAGCGCGGCGCCGAGCGCTTCCGGCAGGCAGGATTGCACAATATCGAGACACGGCTCCTGGCCGGCGAAACGGATCGGTGGATCAAGCGCCACAAGGGCGGTTTCGATCGCGTGCTGGTGGACGCGCCATGCAGCGGCACCGGTACCTGGCGACGCAACCCCGATGCACGCTGGCGCGCGCAGGAGGAACAGGGTCTGGACAATCTCGTGTCGCTGCAGGCCCGGATTCTGGCGAGCGCGGCGCGTCTGGTGAAGCCCGGTGGACGGCTGGTCTACGCGACATGCTCCATGCTGTCCGAGGAGAATGAGGAACAGGTGGTAGCGTTCCTGGCGGCACATCCCGGTTTTCGTGTGGTGCCGCTTCACGAGGCCGCGCCGCAACTGACGAACTCATCTCATCCGGACTATCTGTCGCTGACGCCCGCGCGCAACGATACCGACGGCTTCTTTGCCGCAGTCATGCAGCGAGAAGGTGCGCTCCCAGGTGGGCGCCCATAGCCATTCGCGCGATCCATTTTTTTGAATGACCCGAATGGGGCCGAGAGCAGTCCGGCAGCGTTCGGACTGGCGAGCCGGGAAACCGACGTTCCATTCGGCGCACCACGCCGTCAGCATCGGAGCCATGCTCTGCTTGGCTTAAGGTAGGCAGACCTGCCTCGGGCTCTGTTCACTCCGTTGGCAGTGGCACAAGGTCGAGCTTCGGCACGATTTCCTCTGTCGCATCGTCAAGCGGTGGCGGTTCTTCTTCAGCTTCCTGCTTCGGTTCGACCATCAGCAGGCCTACCACGATCAGCGCTAACGAAACCCAGGTGAGCGCCGGTATCGCTTCGCCCAGCAGCAACATGCTCCACCCTATACCGGCCGCGGTTACGGCGTAGGCGTTCTGGCTTGCGAACACAGCACCTGTGCTGGAGATCAGCGCAATGAAGAGCAGCATGGCCAGATTGCCGGCAACTGCCATCAAAATGACAATGATGCCAAGCCTTCCGGTCAACAAACCAACCGGTATGAAATCCCCATAAAAGGCCGCGAGCGGAATCAGCATCAAAAGCGAAGCAACCAGGACCATGCCGAACATGGCGACGCTGTCGACGGCAGCGGGTTTGAACTCCGAAAGATAGATATCCTCAGTGGCATAAGTGACCGGGATCACAAGCGCGATGGCAAGCCACAACCAATTCGTGTTCATTTCCCCCGGCTCGCCAAAGAAAAGGATGATGACGATGCCGACGAGACCCAGTCCAAGCCCCAAGAACCGTTTCATGCTCGGCGCTTCGGTCCGCATCAAGGCCGCGAACAGGAATACGGCGAACCCTTCAAGTACGATGACGATGGAGACGATAAAGGCCGGAAGCTTGCTTGCCAGCCAATAGACCAGCACCTGATTGACCACCGAGCTGATGAACGCGAGGATGATAACGAACCGCCAATCCGAGCGCGTGAGAGCAGACAGCCTCGGCATGGTCCTGCGCTTGAGGCTAATCCCGAGGCAGAACGCAGCTCCGATGAGGTCAATAAGGATCGCTAGTCCAATCGGGTGAGCTTCAACGAGCGAAGCCATTTTCGACAGCGGGACGACAAGGCCCCACAGTCCTCCGCAGGCCAACAGCAGCAAGGCTCCGCGGAATGTGCGGATATTTTGCCGCATTTTGCGTTCGCGCTCGTAAACCTTTTGGGCCATCGTTGCGAACACACTGGCGAGCTTGCCCAGACCATCGG
This region of Mesorhizobium sp. M2A.F.Ca.ET.046.03.2.1 genomic DNA includes:
- a CDS encoding RsmB/NOP family class I SAM-dependent RNA methyltransferase; translation: MDEVDSVARPADAVVSAWFRARRYIGDRDRGQILELLYALLRHHARLGWWLARHGREDRPRNRLLAWLTLKEGETADQIKRLFNGAKFAPAILTDHEHALLVKLRGGTIDHPGMPEEVRLECPSWAADPLRRRFGEAFGQEMSALLAPPPLDLRVNPIKSTREAMLNALKDLGLRAQPSAIAPYGIRVHERPSLASLLMLRTGEVEIQDEGSQLVAMLVDARPGERVVDFCAGAGGKTLAVAVQMNNKGHVVACDVLEGRLKRGAERFRQAGLHNIETRLLAGETDRWIKRHKGGFDRVLVDAPCSGTGTWRRNPDARWRAQEEQGLDNLVSLQARILASAARLVKPGGRLVYATCSMLSEENEEQVVAFLAAHPGFRVVPLHEAAPQLTNSSHPDYLSLTPARNDTDGFFAAVMQREGALPGGRP
- a CDS encoding GNAT family N-acetyltransferase, giving the protein MPRTIRTLTASEVETLVDWAAGEGWNPGIGDAAAFRTADPDCFIGAFVDGEMVAGISAVAYGTGFGFIGLYICRPDRRGEGHGKAVWDAGMARLGDRIIGLDGVAEQRANYQRMGFVPVYETVRYSGRPAGLPGGSDIRPVMAGDMAGILAYDRKRFPAPREAFLREWLRQPRIALLCGGSAGIAGYGVARRCREGFKVGPLFADRTDLALALLADLVGRIGNDTLHIDVPASQVQFTAMLQAAGLVPGFATTRMYKGGKPGNAPSTVFGITTLELG
- a CDS encoding SDR family oxidoreductase: MAGRTVLIAGGAGGMGLATGLRLAADGERIALADLPGPKLDAAVAKIVATGADAVGLPLDIRSVAACRDVVAKARNWGGGMDILVNAAGVWLEGPASGVEEDQWDLVLDVNLKGAFFLISAAVPHLAAAQGVIVNIASDAGLVGNNGAAVYCASKGGLVLLTKALALELAPQGIRVNAVCPGDTATPMIEYQARTYGGDDPDGYKRRLLGHYPQGGKARFIQVEEIASFIHYLCQPGSAPITGAALSIDFGVSAGY
- a CDS encoding SDR family NAD(P)-dependent oxidoreductase; this translates as MFRKSRRALVTGAGAADGIGVAVARALGEAGLSVVITASSARVEQRAGELRAEGLDISAVVADLTVSGDVERLCSQAGEIDVLVNNAGMGTVAQPALQRRFLDLSESDWDRGIDVSLKTAFLSTRGFLAGMVQRCHGRVVNMASVTGPYVSNEGEAAYSAAKAGMVGLTHALALEVGRSGVTVNAVAPGWITTGASTPEELAAARNTPLGRAGSPEEVAAAVLFLASDGASYVNGAVLVVDGGNILQERKG
- a CDS encoding response regulator, giving the protein MSNPGRILIVDDSRTIRIKLKKSVEALGHEAEAVENGRAALDLLAVENFDLVLLDIMMPVMDGFEVLTSLKSSPRTRDVPVIVISGLDDEMSSVVKAIELGAEDFLPKDFELALLKARISTCIEKKRLRDVEKEYLRQVAKLTKAAATLESGRFNPSKLGIRDVAARTDGLGKLASVFATMAQKVYERERKMRQNIRTFRGALLLLACGGLWGLVVPLSKMASLVEAHPIGLAILIDLIGAAFCLGISLKRRTMPRLSALTRSDWRFVIILAFISSVVNQVLVYWLASKLPAFIVSIVIVLEGFAVFLFAALMRTEAPSMKRFLGLGLGLVGIVIILFFGEPGEMNTNWLWLAIALVIPVTYATEDIYLSEFKPAAVDSVAMFGMVLVASLLMLIPLAAFYGDFIPVGLLTGRLGIIVILMAVAGNLAMLLFIALISSTGAVFASQNAYAVTAAGIGWSMLLLGEAIPALTWVSLALIVVGLLMVEPKQEAEEEPPPLDDATEEIVPKLDLVPLPTE